The DNA window AAAGAAACTTGACAAAAATGTAATTTCAAAAATAGCAGCGGGAGAAGTTGTGGCAGGACCCTTTTCAGTTGTAAAAGAACTCGTGGAAAATGCATTAGATGCCGATGCAAAAAAAATAGAAGTAGAACTCCAAAACGGTGGAAAAAGTTATATAAAAGTAAAAGACAATGGAGAAGGTATGTCAAAAGATGACCTTCTCCTTTCTGTTGAAGAACACACAACTAGCAAAATAAAAGATTTTGAAGATATATACACTTTGTATTCATTTGGATTCAGAGGTGAGGCGCTATCTTCTATATCAAAGGTAAGTAGAGTTGTAATTACTTCAAATAATGGAAAGGAATCTCATAGACTTGAAGTTATAGGAGGGAAAATAAAGAAGATAGAGGAATTTCCCACTATTGAGCGAGGAACAACTGTTGAGGTTCTTGATTTGTTTTTTAATGTACCTGCAAGGAGAAAATTTTTAAAATCCGCAGCTGTTGAAAAAAGGCGTGTTATAGAATTTGTGGAAAAGTTTTTGCTGAGCAATCCTGAAGTTTCCTTTACTCTAAAGTCCGATGGTGATGTTTTGTACAATGCAGAATCTTCCAGTTTGGAAGAAAGATTTAAGTTGATATTTCCAGAGGTAAGAGAATTTACAAATATTAACGGGAAATTTGTAAATGGTATTATCTCATCTCCCAACTATTACAGAAAAAATCGTACAGGACAAATCTTTTTTGTACAAAAAAGATATGTAGTAGATAAAATGCTTTATTATGTATTTGAAAATGGATATGGAGAATCCTTGGTAAATCACCCATATGGTGTGTTGTTTATAGATTTACCACCAAAGTATGTAGATGTAAACGTACACCCACAAAAACTTGAGGTAAAGTTTTCAGATCCCAACGCGATTTATTCGGATATAATAAGAACTGTTAGGAATGCACTGAAAAAATTTATATCAAAGAAAATATTTGTAAGTGATAAAAAATTTGAAGTTAAAGAAAGGCATCTTAACTACATTAATAGGCAAAAGGTAGAAAATGAAATTCCAAAAAATCAAATTTTTCAGACTTTGTTTGATATAGAGAGAAGGAATTTGGAAGTAAAAAGAGATGTTATTATTTTAAGGAAAAGATATGTCTTGTTTGAATCTGAAGATGGTATCTATATAATGGATTTTCACGCAGCGCATGAGAGAATATTGTATGAAGATATATTAAAAAAGTTAAATGAAAAAGTAGATGTGTTGGATTTAATGATACCTATTGAAGTAAAATTTGGAAAGAGTTTTTTAAGTATTGCAAGCGAGAGGAAAAATGATTTTGAAAAGTTTGGATTTGATATAAAAATAGAAGATGATAGTATAAAGATCCTTTCTGTTCCGTCGTTTATTAAACCTTCAAATGTTGAAGAAGTATTAAGGGAAATATTGGATGAATTTAGATTACCTGGGGATAGTCCCAAAAATATGAAACACATTATTGCAGACAAAGCGTGTAAGAGTGCGGTAAAAACAGGATATGATATTACTGAAAGTGAGGCAAAAAAACTAGTTGAGGAAGTTTTAAAAAGGGGACTGACTACTTGTCCCCATGGAAGACCTCTTTTTTTAAAATTAACTTTTCACGAACTTGATAGTTATTTTGAGAGGATTTAGCTTCTCCCATATCAAAAGTTTTACCAAGTGCAAGTACTACTCCTAATTCAATGGGAAGTCCTTTTTTGACTATTTTTTCAACCACTGTTTTTATGTTGTACTCTACAAACTTAAATTTGTAACTTACCACTCCATTTTCTATTTCCAAAATTAAGTACGTAGCACCTGGTTTTCCATCCTTTGTTCTTCCCACACTTCCCGGGTTTAAAATAATTTTTCCACAAAGATATTTTGCCATTGTAATATGTGTATGACCTGTGATTATTATATCCTCATTTGTAGATTGTGTAATTAGCTTTAGCCTTTCTTGGGAAATATCTGGTTTTACGTATTCTAAAAGATAATTTAGCGGACTTCCGTGTACTAGCAAAATTTTTACATTTTCTACTTCTAAAGAAAGCTTCTGTGGAAGGTTTTTCAAAAATTCTTTATTTTTGTCACTGGTATTCCTTATTGTCCATGAAAGAGATATATCACCTATTTCTGTCTCTCTGCCAGGATTATATGAACAACCACAACTGTTTTTTTCATTTCCCACTGCATCGTCGTAATTTCCCATAACAGAGATAATACCTTTTTCCTTAATTAGTTCAACTACCTCGTTTGGATTTGGACCGTATCCTACTAAATCTCCTAAACAATATATTTGATCAACTTTTTCATTTTCGATATCAAATAGTACACTTTTAAGTGCTTCAAGATTTGAATGGATATCTGATATGAATGCAATTTTTTTCAAAAACTCACTCCTTTTTTTGGGATATTAATTATATTGTATCATTTGTTTTTATTCTTTTATCCATTTTTCCACTTTTTCCGTATCTATGGTTGCAAGTGCTATGTAATTATCTGCTCCTCCGTAATAAATGTAATATTTATCTTTGTATCTTACCATTGCATCTGAAAAGACAACGTTTGGAACTCCTCCAAAAATCTCCCATTCTTCTTTGGGTTCTAAAATAGGTTCTTGTGATCTTTTAATTATTTTAGTTGGATCATTTAAGTCAAGAAGCATAAATCCCAATCTGTATATATTTCGTGGAGCTTTTTGTACGCCGTGGTACAAAAGAAGCCAGCCATATTCGGTCTTAATTGGAGGTGCACCTGCACCAATCTTAAGGTTATCCCAGTAATTTTTTCTTGGAGATGCTATTTTCACGTAATTTTCCCAATGAATTAAGTCATCTGAAAATGCAAGATAAATATCGGGTTCGATCCTGTGAATAAGTACATATTTTCCGTTTATTTTTTCTGGAAAAAGGGTGGCATCTTTGTTGGGACTTTCAGGGAGTATTGTTCCAAATCTTTCATACGTTATGAAATTTTTTGTTCTTGCCATTGCAACTTTAATACCCGTTGGAGAATATGCAGTGTAATTTATATAGTAGTATCCTTCTAAGAAAGTAATCCTTGGATCTTCAACTCCGTATAATTCTTCTTGTGTTGATGGACCAAATACGTATTTTTCAAGTCTATTCCAGTGTATACCGTCTGTGCTAACGGCATAACCTAATCTTGATACCATATCTTCTCCTTGTGCTCTATAGAGCATATGGAATAATTCTCCATCGAACACTACTGCGGGATTAAAAACAAATCTACTTTCCCATATATGATTTGGATTGGGACCAAATAAAGGATTTTTTGGATGTCTTTCAAGTTTTAATTTCACATATTTCGCCCCTTTCTATATAGAACTTTTTCTCTTGATAAATTTAGTAAATAAAGATATCATAACAGGATGAGTATCATGACCAATAAGAAGTTCATACATTCTCTTTGCGGTTAAAGATCCCATCTCATCTTTGAAAACCTTTAAAGTAGTTAAAGGTGGTTCAAACTCTTTTGCACTGAGTATATCGTCAAAACCTATTATTGATACATCTTCTGGTATTTTAAAATTCCTTTTTTTTAATTCTCTAATCACTCTCATTGCGGTGATATCATTTGAAGCAAAAATAGCTTCTGGAATACCGTCTTTTTTTATCATAAATTCTATTACATCTTCCATGTTATCTTTCACATCATCGTATTCATAATACTTTGGAAGTAGATTTGCTTGATGCATAGCCGTGGTATATCCTTCGAATCTTCCCTTAAAACCGTATGAATTCAATGGGCCGTGTATGTGAAATATTCTTCTAAATCCTTTCTTTATTAAATAATTAGTTGCATAATATGCCCCATCGTATCCATTTGTGACAATACAGTTAACCTTTTCTCCTGGAATGTAATGGTCCAGAAGCAAAAAAGGCTTTTTGATATCTTTGTAGTATTTTACCGTTTCTTTCGTAGTATCACCACCTACAAGTATATATCCATCACACTCTATAGGAGTAAGTAATTTTGTTTTGCAAAATTCAATGCCATATTCTTCCCCTATTTTTTCTAAAAATGTTAAAATAACAGAATAAAATTCTGGAGATATATTTTCCTTTTCCATTTTTATCAATCTGTCACTTTCACAAATTCCCACTTTAAACTTTTTTTTATGCCTTGCAAGTGCAGAAGCAAGAATCTTTGGTTTGTAATTTAATTCTTCAATTGCTTTCCAAACTTTCATTTTGGTTTTTTCTGAGACATTTTCTAAATTATTTAACACACGTGATACGGTTGCAATAGAAACCCCAGCTTTTCTTGCAACATCGTCTATTGTTATCACGAAAAATCCTCCTTTTTTGTAAGCGGTTTTCTATAGTGTATTAAATAGCTTAACACTTTAAGAGATATTTTCAAAATTTAAATATGCATTTTATTTGAAAATTATGCGTAAAAATATAAATTTTTTTTCAAATTATCTAGTTTTTTCTTTAAGTATCTATATGTAACCGTTTACATTACAAAAAAATAAAAAAGGCCACCTGGAGGTGGCCTTTTTACACGTATGCTGCTAAATCAAATAATCCGTGACCTGAAAGTGTAAATACAATTGTTTTTTCTATTTTTTCTTCTTTTGCTTTCAGTGCTTCTTTTATAGCTCCTGCTATTGCGTGAGCAGATTCAGGTGCTGGTATTATTCCTTCAACTTTAGCAAAAAATTTTGCAGCTTGAAAGGTTTCGTTTTGATCAAACGCTTCTGCCTCGATTAATTTATTTTTCAAAAGAGCTGAAACGATAGGAGCAGCTCCATGGTATCTTAATCCACCTGCGTGTATTTTAGGTGGAACAAAGTCTTTTCCAAGTGTGAACATCTTTAAAAGTGGAGTAAATCCGACACTGTCTCCAAAATCGTATTTATATTCTCCTTTTGTTAAAGTTGGACAACTTTTTGGCTCGCAAGCCAAAAATTTTATGTTTTTTCCGGAGAGTTTTTCCGGGATAAACGGTAATATTGTACCTCCAAAATTTGAACCTCCACCATGACAACCTATTAAAACATTGGGAATTAAACCTAATTTTTCAAGTTGTTTTTTTATTTCAAGTCCAATTATCGTTTGATGCAAAAGCACATGATTTAATACACTGCCCAGCGCATACTTTGAGTTTTTTTGTTCCAAAACTTTTTCCATTGCCTCACTAATTGCAATTCCAAGTGTTCCAGGATGATCTTCTCCGTATTTTTTTCCAGATGCCGTTAGATTACTTGGGGATGGAACAACTTCTCCATTAAAGAGATTCATTAGTTGTTTTCTGGCAGGTTTTTGCATATAGCTTACTCTTACCATGAATACTTTTACTTTCAATCCAAATTTTAATCCCGCATATGAAAGTGCACTTCCCCATTGACCGGCACCTGTTTCTGTATAAAGGGTTTTAGTGCCAGAAATCTTGTTGTAATATGCTTGTGCAAGTGCGGTATTTGTCTTGTGACTACCTGTAGGACTTACTCCTTCGTATTTGTAGTAAATCTTTGCAGGAGTCTCTAAATATCTTTCGAGAAAAGTTGCTCTGATTAATGGAGTTGGTCTAAAAACATAGTATTCATTTAATACTTCTTCTGGGATTTCAATAAATCTCTTATCTGAAACTTCTTGTTCCAATAACGGTTGTGGGAATGTTTTTAATAGTTTTTCTGGAGTCATTGGTTTGTTTGTCTCTGGATCAAGAGGTGGATCAAGCTTAAACGGTAAATCTGCAAGTACGTTGTACCAACTTTTTGGAACTTCCTGAAGATGTACATATTTTCTCATTTCTATCCCTCCTTAATATAATAAAAAATGCCGGGCAGATAATGCCCGGCAATTGTCCTCTCAAGTATATTTTTACCACAACAAAGGTGGTGGACAATCGCCACTGTTCCACCACCAAACAAAGTTTTCACTTTTAAAATAGGTAAAATATTCTTTTGTCGATAATTTTTTCATAATATCACCAACTGTTAATTTTTTCTTTCTATTATTTTAATATAAAGAAGCGATATTGTCAATTAATTTCAGATTCTGTTCAAAAAACAAAGAGATATAAAACAAATAGGCATATAGAGCTATGAACTAAATATATTCGAATAACAAAGTATCTTGCACAAAATTAAATAAAAAATTATTTGGAATAACTCTATCAAGTTGTACAATATAATTCTTACATATACACGCAGTTTTGGTGTTTTAAATAAAAAAGTTCTATCTCCGAATATGTTTTTCACTATTCCTATTATCTGTTCTATTCTGTACTTGATTTTTTAATAATTTTCTTTGATTTTTGTACACACACACACAATGAAGTTTCCATTCCTCATAGGTATGTTCTAAACGAAAAATGGCTTGCAGAAGAAAATGTCAAAGCTATAAATATTGCGTTTCCATTCCTCATAGGTATGTTCTAAACAAAAAAAATCTCGCTCCCAGATGGGAGCGAAGAAATTTTAAGTTTCCATTCCTCATAGGTATGTTCTAAACCACAAAAAAACAGATAATGAAATTATAGAAATGTTAGCTGGGTTTCCATTCCTCATAGGTATGTTCTAAACAAAATACAATAGACGATGAAATATATCGAACAATAAAAGTTTCCATTCCTCATAGGTATGTTCTAAACGAAATAGAAGAATTACTATATATTCTTCTGTTTCCAGTTTCCATTCCTCATAGGTATGTTCTAAACCCAATTAAAAATCTCATAAATTATTATAAACCACATTATTTTCGTTTTGATTAACTGGAAGTTACTCGAAAGTAAACACGTTATTTTAAGCCATATACAAGCTTTTTTGTTAACGGAAAAGGTCATCGAATATTCCTTATATTTTTCGTCTTAACCCAAACGTTACAATTAGTTACAATTGATATTTTATTAAACAAGGTATTTTTGATGAGTTTGTGTAAATGGAAAACCTATTAGTTAATTTATTTTTATTTGTTTATAATTAACAAATTATATTAAATATTATTTTATTTTATATTACATAATTTTATGTTTTATTCATAACGAATGATATTTTCTATTTAATAAAAGAAAATACAGTGTTTAATATAAAATAATATAATTATAATATTATAATAATTTAACTATATATTCTTCACGTAAATAAAATACATGATTAATCATAGAAAATTAAACTTAATATAATTAAAAATAATGAAAAAATTATTGTTGAAAGACAAAAATGAAAGGTAGGAAATTTATAACATACAAATACGATGTTATATGGTTAGATAAATACACATGATCAAAAGGAATGAAGGAAGTGATAAAGAGGAAAAAATGATAAAAAAAGATCCAAGTTAGATAGAGTTTATTTTTGTTTTGAGATGGATTTTTTCGCGTTTTATCTATTTATTTTGTTTTATCATAAATTTGAGATTTTTGAAATGGACTGATTAAATTTTGGAGGATCAAAAAGCGAAAATAATTTGTTTTACTAACTAATTTGATGTTATAATATGTTTAAAAAGGTGAAATGGTAATATATTCTTTGACTGTACCTTACATGGAAAAGCTTGCTGTTGTTTTTGTTAAGTAACTTTGTAAAAAAGTATTGATATGTATGTAGTTGGATAATCTGTGAAAATACATGATATAGAAGTATTGGAATTTGTGGGATTTAATTCTTTTCTTGTAGTAGTAGATGAAAATGCTAAAACTACAATGTAAAAAATGGTATATCTAATACACTTGCAATTGTTGGTGAAAATCGAGAAATTCCAATTAATAATAATTTGTATGTGAGAGTTAGGAGGGAAAGGTTGTGAAAGTACTAATCACAGGATTTGAACCATTCAACAAAGAAAAGATAAATCCTTCATATGAGGCGTTAAAGAAATTACCCGGAGAAATAGAAGGTATAAAGGTTGTAAAGGCACAAGTTCCAACGGTTTTTAGAAAGAGTATAGAAGAAATTGAGCGATTAATTATTAGAGAAAAGCCAGATATTGTAATTTGTGTTGGGCAGGCGGGTGGAAGAAGCAAAATTACAATAGAACGTGTTGCGATCAACATTGATGATGCAAATATTCCAGACAATATGGGAAATAAACCAGAAGATGAAAAAATTTTTGAAGATGGAGAAAACGCCTATTTTTCAAATTTACCTATTAAGCACATGATAGAGAGTATAAAAAAATGTAATATTCCCGCAGATATAAGTAATTCCGCTGGAACTTATGTATGCAACCACATTTTATATGGATTATTGTACCTTATAAATAAAAAATATCCACATATAAAAGGTGGATTTATACATGTACCATATGCACACGAACAAGTAATAGAAAAGAAAAACGTGCCAAGTATGTCCATTGATGATATTGCAAAGGCCTTGTACTGTGCTATTAAAAGTCTAAAAGTTGTCCTTTAAAGATTATCTTGGCTGTTCCACCAACTTTAATTTTTCCATCGAAAGTTACAAATATTTCTGATTTTCTGTTTAAAGATTCACCTTGGATTATTTTATACACCTTATCTTTCTTAACTATATTGTGTTTATAAAGGTAATAAAAAAGGGCGCCATTTGCAGTGCCTGTGGCGGCCTCTTCATTTATTCCATAAAGTGGAGCAAAATTCCTCGTATTGCAAAGTCCATTACTTTCATCTAATGTAAAGACGTGAAAGCTTGCAACATCATTAAATCGTTTCATATATTCCAAATCTGGGTTAATATTTAACAAAATTTTCTTTGATTTTACAGGTACTATAAGATCCCAAAGACCTGTAAATGCTTTTTGTACTGGAAGCGTATCAAAATCATCAACAGATATGTTTAAAACTTTGGAAATCTTTTCTTTTTCAATAGTTTCTCCTAATTTTGGCTGAGCTTGTTCCATGAATATTTTTTCCTCAGAAATGTAGATATTTAATTTTCCTGCCTTTGTATGCAGTAAAACTTTCTTTGATTCTAAAAGTTTTAAGTGATGTAAAACGTAAAAAGTTGCAATTGTGGCATGTCCACAGAGATCAATTTCACTTACAGGTGTAAAATATTCAATAAAAAATTCTTTTCTTTTTTTCAAAACAAACGAAGTTTCAGAAAAACCTATTTCTTTTGCTATATTTTGTTTGAGTTTTTTTGGAATTTCTTTATCTAGTAGAACCACACCTGCGGGATTACCCTTAAAAGGTTCATTTGTAAATGCATCAACTATGAAAAAATTCAAAGTATCACCTCGTCAATATCTTTTCGATTTCCTCGTATGGAGGTTCTTTTCCGGGATCATCAGAAACCCAATCGTAAATAATTTTACCACTTTCGTCGATGATATATACAGCTCTTTTAGAAACTGTGTAATTTTCGATATCTATAAAGTTTTTGTGTACGCCTCCATATTTTTCAGATACTTTTCCACCAAAATCTGAAAGAAGTGTGAAGTTTAACCTATTTTTTTCCGCAAATGCCTTGTTTGAAAATGGGGTATCTACACTTATTCCAAATACTTTTGCATTTAAATTATTAAACTTTGCTATTATGTCTCTAAATGAGCAAAGCTCTTTTTCACACACACTTGTGAAAGCACCTGGATAAAATACAAGCACTATTTTTTCTCCTATTTCATTTGAAAGCTTTACCTTGTTTAAATTTGTATCTACAAGTTCAAAGTCAACGTATGTATCACCTTTTTTTAACATAAAAATCACCCCTTGAATTAGTTTAGACTTAGTACATAATCATTATACTACAAATTTAATTAAAAAGCAAAAGTGGTATAATATATCCAGGAGGGGTAGATATGGTAGATTTAAACAAGGTGAAAAAAATAGCTCTAGTTGGTGCGACTACAAATAAAGAAAAATTTGGTTATATTATTTTGAAAGATCTAATAAATAAAGGATTTGAAGTTATACCTGTAACACCAAAATATGAAGAAATAGAAGGAATAAAAGTTGCAAAAACAATTAAAGAATTGGAAGAAGATGTGGATTTAATAGTTTTTGTTGTGCCCCCTAAGGTAGGAGCTGTTGTCACTAAAGAGGTTTTAGAACGTGGGTTTAAAAATCTTTGGTACCAACCGGGAGCGTATTCTAGTGAAATTGAAGAAATTTTAAAGCAAAGTGGTGTAGAGGTAGTACGTGGAAGATGTATAATGGTTGAGACTAGGAGGTGAGATTGTGCATTACATGGAAGAATACAAAAGGTGGCTTGAAAGTCCGTATATTGATGAGGAAACAAAAAAAGAACTTTATGAGATAAAAGACAACGAGGAGGAGATAAAAGAGAGGTTTTTCAAGGATTTAGAATTTGGAACAGCAGGTTTAAGGGGAAAAATAGGATCAGGAACTAATAGAATGAATAAATACGTTATTGCAAGAGCCACACAAGGTCTTGCAGACTTTATAAACTCTAAAGGCGAAGATAGGGCAAAAAGGGGAGTTGTCATTGCCTACGATGTAAGACATTATTCGAAAGAATTTGCAAGGGAAGCAGCAAGTGTACTTGCTGGAAACGGAATTAAAGTGTACATTTTTGATGATATAAGACCTACACCAGAACTTTCTTTTGCAGTTAGATATTTAAATGCAACTGCGGGTATAGTTATCACCGCAAGTCACAATCCTCCAGAATATAATGGTTACAAAGTGTATTGGGATAAAGGTTCACAAATTTTAGATGATGTTGCAATACCAGTTCAAAACAATATAAAGGCATTAAAAAATTTTGGAATGATAAAGAGAATACCTTTTGAAGAAGGATTAAACAAATTGATCCATATAATCGGAAAAGAAGTGGATGAAGAATACTACAAAAAAGTGTTATCACTTGCTCTAAACGAAGATATAGATAAAGATATAAAAATAGTTTACACACCACTAAACGGTACAGGTAATATACCGGTGCGTCATGTATTAAAAGAAAGAGGTTTCAAAAATGTTTTTGTGGTGAAAGAACAAGAATTGCCTGATCCAGATTTTACGACAGTTGGGTATCCAAATCCAGAAGATATAAAGGCGTTTGAGTTGGCACTTAAGCTTGCAAGGGAAAAGGATGCAGATTTAATAATTGCAACTGATCCAGATTGTGATAGACTTGCCGTTATGGTAAAGTACAATGATCAATACGTGGCATTAAATGGAAACCAAACGGGTGCTATTTTGATTCAATATCTTTTATCTCAAAGAAAAGAAAAGCAACTTCTTTCGGATAAAAGCGTTATAATAAAATCCATTGTTACCGGTAATTTGGGAAAGTTAATTGCAAAAGAGTACAACGTAGAAACATTTGAAACACTTACAGGATTTAAAAATATATGTGGACTTGAAAATGAATTGGAAAAAGAGGGGTATCAATTTGAATTTGGGTATGAAGAAAGTATAGGTTTTGTCACGGGAAATTTTGTAAGGGATAAAGATGGTGTAATATCTGCAATGATGCTTTCAGAAGCAGCGGGATATTACAAAAAATTTGGAAGAACATTGGTAGATGTCTTAAACGAGTTATACGAAAAGTACGGTTATTACCTGGAGAATAATTTTTCGCTTATATACGAAGGTATAGAAGGTATGGAAAAAATTTCAAAAATTATGGAATTTTACAGAAAGAGTTTTCCAAAAGAAATTGGAAATTTAAAAGTCAAAAGTTATATAGATTATTTAGATGGGAATATTTACGATATAGATGGAAATGTAATTGGAAAGGTAGAGAGAATACCATCTTCAAATGTGTTGAGATTTTTCTTTGATGATGGTAGTTGGTATGCAATTAGGCCTTCTGGTACGGAGCCCAAACTTAAAGTGTATATTTACTCATTTGCAAGGACACGTGATGAATCTGAAAAAAAGTTAGAATTGATTGAATCTGAATTTAGGAAAATAATTGAAAAAATATGAAGCCTGGGGTATTCCCAGGCTTTTATTTTCGAGGTGATAGGTATGCATCCGCTAATTGAAACGTTTTCAAAGATAGAAGTGTTTAAAAAATTAAAAATATCACAGATAGAAAGATTAGTAAAAAATAGGGAGATCATTTTTAGAAGATATGAAAGAGGTGAATTAATAAAGGGAAGAGGAGAAAAAATAAATGAAGTAATGGTTTTAATGAGTGGTAAGGTACGTGGTGAGATGAACGATTTTAACGGGAAAAATCTCGTGGTTGAAGAAATAAAAGCCCCCAATTTTTTGGCTGTTAATATTTCTTTTTCCAGAGAAGCAATATTACCTGTGGATATAGTTTCCGAGGAAAGGTGTGAAGTTGCGTATTTGAAAAAGGAAAAAATATTTGAGCTTGCAAGTGAAAATATAGATTTTTTAAAAGCTTTGGTGGAATTTTTGGGATCAAAGTTTTATTTTATATCTCAAAAACTTTGGTTTATAACTTTAAATAGTCTAAAGGAAAAAATATTGATATATCTTGCATCAAAGTACAGTGGTGGTGAGGTTGTGGTTTTGGATAAGTCAATAGAACAGCTTTCACAGCTTTTTGGTTCAACAAGACCTGCACTTTCTAGGGCATTTTCGTTGCTTGAAAGTGAAGGAATAATTAGAAAAGAGGGAAATAAAATATACATATTGGATAAAGATGTAATAGATTTTTACGTGTAACATATGTTACAGACAAAATGGTATAGGATTTGTATAATCAAGTTGAGAGGAGTTGAAAATATGAGTGAGTTATTCAATAAAAAGGAGTATTTAAAAAATTTAATTTTGAGAGTATCTCAAAGAGATGATGAAAAATTAAAAAGAGAACTAAAAGAAACTATAAAGGAATTATCCGCAGAAGAGATTGCAAAAGTTGAACAAGAATTAATGGAAGAAGAAAGATTGTCAATTGAGAAGATTCAATCAGTCTGCGATGTACACCTGGAACTTTTTAAAGAGTACATTGATTCTGAAAAGATAGATGTGGAAGAGTGGCATCCCATTTATATATTAATGAAAGAACATGAATATATAATCAAAAGTCTAGAAGGGCTAAAGGAATTATCTGATAAATTACTTAAAAAGAGTGATGTTCCATCTGCTTTGCCAATACTTTTAAATCTTCAAAGGTATATAGATGATTTAAACGAAGCGGAAAAATATTTTCAAAAGGAAGAAAACGTTTTATTCCCGTATA is part of the Thermosipho affectus genome and encodes:
- a CDS encoding CoA-binding protein, which gives rise to MVDLNKVKKIALVGATTNKEKFGYIILKDLINKGFEVIPVTPKYEEIEGIKVAKTIKELEEDVDLIVFVVPPKVGAVVTKEVLERGFKNLWYQPGAYSSEIEEILKQSGVEVVRGRCIMVETRR
- a CDS encoding phospho-sugar mutase; amino-acid sequence: MEEYKRWLESPYIDEETKKELYEIKDNEEEIKERFFKDLEFGTAGLRGKIGSGTNRMNKYVIARATQGLADFINSKGEDRAKRGVVIAYDVRHYSKEFAREAASVLAGNGIKVYIFDDIRPTPELSFAVRYLNATAGIVITASHNPPEYNGYKVYWDKGSQILDDVAIPVQNNIKALKNFGMIKRIPFEEGLNKLIHIIGKEVDEEYYKKVLSLALNEDIDKDIKIVYTPLNGTGNIPVRHVLKERGFKNVFVVKEQELPDPDFTTVGYPNPEDIKAFELALKLAREKDADLIIATDPDCDRLAVMVKYNDQYVALNGNQTGAILIQYLLSQRKEKQLLSDKSVIIKSIVTGNLGKLIAKEYNVETFETLTGFKNICGLENELEKEGYQFEFGYEESIGFVTGNFVRDKDGVISAMMLSEAAGYYKKFGRTLVDVLNELYEKYGYYLENNFSLIYEGIEGMEKISKIMEFYRKSFPKEIGNLKVKSYIDYLDGNIYDIDGNVIGKVERIPSSNVLRFFFDDGSWYAIRPSGTEPKLKVYIYSFARTRDESEKKLELIESEFRKIIEKI
- a CDS encoding Crp/Fnr family transcriptional regulator; amino-acid sequence: MHPLIETFSKIEVFKKLKISQIERLVKNREIIFRRYERGELIKGRGEKINEVMVLMSGKVRGEMNDFNGKNLVVEEIKAPNFLAVNISFSREAILPVDIVSEERCEVAYLKKEKIFELASENIDFLKALVEFLGSKFYFISQKLWFITLNSLKEKILIYLASKYSGGEVVVLDKSIEQLSQLFGSTRPALSRAFSLLESEGIIRKEGNKIYILDKDVIDFYV